GAGGACAAAGGAGAGATTGGAGAAATGTTGCAGGCTCCAAAATGGGTGGAACTATGGATCTGCTTATGTTCAAAAGCACCAGAGATATGATAAGTTGTCTGAGTGTTTAGAGGCTGTGTTTTTAGCTGGTGGTGCACTTGGTTTTGTCTTTCTTTCTGGTTCTCTTTGCTTATGCCTTGTTTCTCTTCTTGTTCATTTCAAGTTCTAATTTTCGGTTTAAAAAAGATCTGCATATCTGCTTTTAGATTGAACAAACTTTAGAACACATATCCTTCGTTTCTAATAAAATATCTCGAGTCGAATTGTAATcgaatataaatattcaaaatttaacaaaatataattatttactatATAAAAGTGAAACTATAGCTATGATCTTTTATTAGTAAATGGTAAGTAATTTTATTGTTAGTAACTCAAATactttttcaataatttaattgataaattttatggttattttttttatttttttgtagtatgctttcttctgttttcttttctattataatttaattgaaaataaaattcataattctaaaaataactTCAGTAGATATTGAATCAAATCAGACCTATTACAAGATGAATGAGTTTTTAATCCAGGaattagtttaattaatttccATCCTTCTGTTCTGGTGCCATATTCAGGAATTGGGGATGCAGGTTTGGTTCCTCTCTTTGAAATTAGGGTTTGATTGATCAAATTAAagtctaataaaataaaaccatttaaagaTTTATGGTAGCTGAATGCAAAAATCTAATGGGAAGATGCTCCAAGGGTACAGATGACAAGATGAGTATTGTTTATGGGGCAAGTTTGTaataatttctttcttttacttGATAATTACATAACTTGTAGAGTTTGTCTATTTGTCTTTGGTTAATTTTCTgtcttttatatattaattttaatttaaattatccaTAATGTTTCAATAATTATGTTTTTgtagtgattttttttaaaaaaaatatttgccttctattattgctttatcttttaaaattattttatttattttactattaaattaaacaatTCATTCAATAATAatgattgataaaaataaattattttatagtataatataattttaaaaaaattcacttttaaaaattcataaacataatttaagtttatatatatatatatataattttttttatatatataaaaatctccATCTCCATTAAAGAGGTTAAATTTGACCGTTGATCaggcagaaaaagaaaagtcaaATAATATATTACGAAGTCAATTTATGGAAAATAAAAAGTCAATTTCCAACTACGGCTGGTCCAAGATTCCTCCTCTGTTTATATTGTATTGTATACTATCATGAAAGATAATAttcatattattgaaaataatttataacataATTTCTGTGGTTTAGTAAAATATacggtttaatttttattattttaataataaataatttaattttaaattttaattttaattttaattgacgaAATAgttattctattaaaatatgttgttaaattataactatttattatttaaattttattttttataataatttaatctttttaataatttaatttttataatttttttaatatttataataattgagtttctttaatttgaattgatttttttaattaaccgtcaatttaatagaatatataattattttattaataaaataaaattttaaaatctaaattatttattattaaataaatacagactaaattataaactttattaaattttaaatctatattataaattactcttaaaaaatacaaataaaagagaagaagcTGCCTGCCACCTTCGTTAGTCTCCACAGTGGACAGTTATGaagttattaattataaatattttacgtaattttttaaagtttcttttagaataaattattttcaataaaaagatttaaataaatttttatatataattaatacataaattttattttttaaatgaattttttgtttaaaataattaatttttttatacattctaataaaaaaatgaatttatcaATTATAAACCTGCCTAATAAGGGataaaatataacaaaagataataataaaaaaatcttctaattttatcagtttttaaaaaatatataatttaatttattttaaaataaaattttgtagtGTTGTGttgttaataaataataataatttttaaatactgtcataaatgtattattttattataaattaaattacaaacttTAATCGTGAAAGTGAGAGaaattataagttattttttaattttttttatttgaaattatatgTTGTTTGCTATAAACAAATTTATATGAATGATTACATTTTTAATAAGATCAAACAACAACCTATGAGTGCTTccacaatttctttttttttttttttaaagaaaaaagaagaactTTTACTCTTTAGTCTCTACATCAATTAGCAGTTCTCATACCCACCAAACAGAATCAATCAAACCtatatcaaatatctaagaaatCTCtgcaaaaaatgagagaaagattGTCAAGAGTCACTTAATTCTCTTACATGAAGAAAATAATTCTCATCTTGAACGAACTGGTTCTTCTTTAATAGTTTCCAACATGGGCTTCTTCGACCTACACACAGATAACCTGTAATTGAACTCTGGCCTTGGAAACCCTTCAATCTCCTCTTCACAACTACTCAATCTCGAGCCTCCATCTTCACTGCCCTGCAGAGAACTTCCTTCCACCGGAACATCGCTGCAGGTTTCCGGCAAGACCCTGACCttgttactattattattatttttcccaCCAGTTATTCGCTTAGCTGCAGAATTTGCAGCCATGAAAAGAGCAGCCATATCAGCTGCAGTGGCAACAGAATTCACTCTCTTCATCGGAAACATGATGTATACGTTACCAAATTCGACCTCCTCATCAGCAGAAAGAGCAGAGAACCGCCTGCCAATGTGAAGAGATTGTGAGTTTACCAAGAAGAAATTTGGACACTCTAGCATGAGCTCTGCTGCTTTGATGGGCTGGTGGCGAAACTGCCTAACTTCGCCGGTGGGAAGGACAACCCTCGCCGCCTTGGAATTCTTGATCAAAGGGGTGGCTAGAGTGCAAGATACGTAATTGCCCATGatgagaaacaaaagaaaggaGGAAAAAAGGAGAGGTTTCTGCAGGATTTGGCTGTTGTcgtaaagaaaaaggaaattgcTTAAATGTTTGGTGAGAAAGAATGAGAAGGATATTGTGGGGGAATATGTAGTGAATGACTTGTCAATGGCAGGCTTAGTCTTTTGTTTACTTCttctgttttttttcttttttaattattattattttttaataattatttttttaattattactttttctgtctgtaattaattttatagttattaaattatttttatattaattttaattataaataaatattatatttataaatttaatctatTAATAAGTTGAtccgaataaatttaaaaaaatttctgaaCTACCGCTCCAATATGGAATattctgttaaaaaaaaaaaaaaaaactataaataaGTGTCTAAAAAGAGCGTGGAGGCTTGTCTGCGATTTATGTTATGATATTCAGAAGACGCGTTAGGCTTAATGGCAAGTTGAGGAAAAGTAAGAGAAGTTGCTCAGTTTTCTCTTCTCTGTTTGGCTAGCTGTTATTTGCGTGTGGGACCGTTTTGCTTCTCTGCAACTGCAATGCAATCTGTTAGTTGTTTGCATGAAATATattcttaattaataaaatcattttatattacgtcataatttaaaaatagtaaattatcaattatatgtaaacctaaattttattaaaaaataatcacgCATCTAtccaaattatattaatatgtaaaaaattttattaattaatgtataaatgatataataaactaaatttatctaaaaattctttacattaatttttttatgataattaatatCATAATATATGAGAGTTTTTTTTAAGGTAGAGAATATAAGAgagtgaaaatttaaatttaaatttttaaaaaattatatatttatagcaTTCgggtgatttaatttaaaattgaatcgaattaaattaaataaataaaaataaaaattttaatatttataaaaatcgaatgaAATAGAAtcgaatcaattaaattaaattaaattttttgtgaAACTATTGATTTTAATCATAATGATACTCTTAGTTTGGTAGGGAAAATAATGCAAGAGCTCATAATAAGCAACTTCacctgtgatttttttttttttttaaagggcGTTACACATTTTAGTGTTGTTTTAAGTGTAAATAAGAAGTTTCCTCTCTCTTTTTAGCCTTTCATAAAGAGACAAGTGTTCTAAAATTGTGAATTTTGAAAagttaattgaaataaaataattaaagaaaaccTATAAATGTCACtgtttttgaattttatatattcattttGTAGCATTCTCGCATTGACccatcatatttttataagggTTAAGTACTAAAAATGAAAAAGTTAAAAGAGTAAATGATTTATtcacattttaaatttagtaaaatgTTAAAGatcaagaattaaattatatttaacttttattattattattttattttatttgaaaatttttaataatttatacgtgagaaatgaaaaaaaaaaagaaagagtatctttgtcaaattatcttatacaggGATTTAGACAGAGACTTagagaaatatttttatcaaattatcttatataaggtttaattttgaataattataaatttttattaaattctaaaactgatatttcttATAGATGAATTCATCGTAATATTATTCTAactgcttatattttaattagagaAATTATCAGGTATCGTCTCTCTATTTGGGATGATATCGctacttatttaataaaattttattaatacaattaatagatttacttttaaaaaatatatatatatgaaaatatataattaatttttttagacttttattaatttattcccCACCTTATTAAAACttgaataattcattttattgaattattattaaaattaatttaaaatattcataaattcGAATTTCGTTAGAAAGCATAACCAttctatctatttttattttaagtctattaaatgaaat
This Manihot esculenta cultivar AM560-2 chromosome 6, M.esculenta_v8, whole genome shotgun sequence DNA region includes the following protein-coding sequences:
- the LOC110616673 gene encoding uncharacterized protein LOC110616673, encoding MASFIPSSCSFSHLCRLKELKHPQVKSQSFKDDGTSANIVDANMGVLRERVAEMRTKERLEKCCRLQNGWNYGSAYVQKHQRYDKLSECLEAVFLAGGALGFVFLSGSLCLCLVSLLVHFKF
- the LOC110617886 gene encoding uncharacterized protein LOC110617886 codes for the protein MGNYVSCTLATPLIKNSKAARVVLPTGEVRQFRHQPIKAAELMLECPNFFLVNSQSLHIGRRFSALSADEEVEFGNVYIMFPMKRVNSVATAADMAALFMAANSAAKRITGGKNNNNSNKVRVLPETCSDVPVEGSSLQGSEDGGSRLSSCEEEIEGFPRPEFNYRLSVCRSKKPMLETIKEEPVRSR